A single Populus alba chromosome 7, ASM523922v2, whole genome shotgun sequence DNA region contains:
- the LOC118030557 gene encoding L10-interacting MYB domain-containing protein, whose translation MVSRIMRSRRQVPQQPEQQPRARWTNDVTKVFLDMMVDQVQRGNRISNSFGKKAWKHMSAEFYRKTSLRWDLEQLKSKYAVLRRQYAIASSLLERSEFSLDECTGMISANDEAWAAYIKERPDAETIRSSGCPMYEQLCMIFSEPMTNGKHRQEGGIPSACSKVPLNTMEEESSSSESDEADDVADDQDTYQPPTYGTSATTANRKRGRKGIEDAIAAGLFQMAAASKLRTAAIRQINARYSIADCIKQLDEIQRVKEEVYFAALDLFKKPSAREIFLSLKVEKRLIWLCSKCTGNPVL comes from the exons atggtGAGTCGAATTATGAGGTCAAGGAGACAAGTACCTCAGCAGCCAGAACAACAACCACGGGCTAGATGGACAAATGATGTCACGAAGGTATTTTTGGACATGATGGTTGATCAGGTTCAAAGAGGGAACAGAATTAGCAATTCTTTTGGCAAAAAAGCATGGAAGCATATGAGTGCTGAATTCTACCGGAAAACAAGTTTGAGATGGGACTTGGAGCAGTTGAAGAGCAAATATGCAGTCTTGAGGAGGCAATATGCTATTGCAAGCTCacttcttgaacgaagtgaattCAGTTTGGATGAATGTACAGGGATGATTAGTGCCAATGATGAAGCATGGGCTGCATACATAAAG GAACGCCCTGATGCTGAGACTATAAGAAGCAGTGGCTGCCCTATGTACGAACAACTTTGCATGATATTCTCTGAACCAATGACCAATGGGAAGCATAGACAAGAGGGAGGGATTCCTTCAGCTTGCAGTAAGGTTCCTTTGAACACTATGGAAGAGGAATCATCCTCTTCAGAATCTGATGAAGCAGATGATGTAGCAGATGATCAAGACACATATCAACCGCCTACCTACGGTACTTCTGCTACAACTGCTAATCGTAAAAGAGGTCGCAAGGGCATTGAAGATGCTATTGCTGCGGGTCTATTTCAGATGGCAGCTGCATCAAAGCTGAGGACAGCTGCTATAAGGCAAATTAATGCGAGATACAGTATAGCTGACTGTATTAAGCAACTAGATGAGATTCAACGAGTTAAGGAAGAAGTCTACTTTGCTGCTCTGGATCTATTCAAGAAACCTAGCGCAAGGGAGATCTTCTTGTCTCTCAAAGTCGAGAAGCGCTTAATTTGGTTGTGTAGCAAGTGCACTGGGAATCCAGTATTGTAG